In the genome of Thermus antranikianii DSM 12462, the window CAGGTCCTCGGGAAATCCCGGGGGAATGGGGGGAGGCTGGCCCCGGCGGCTTAAGCCCTGCAGGGCCGGGATGACGATGAAGAAGAGCAGGAAGAGGAGACCCAGAAGGTCATCTAGGCTCATTCCTCACCCTCGGGCTTGGCGGCCCGGCTGATGGACTCCCGCATGTCGGTGTCGGCCTCGATGTTCTTCAAGCGGTAGTAGTCCATGACCCCGAGCCTTCCCGTGCGCAAGGCCTCCGCCAGGGCCAGGGGCACCTGGGCCTGGGCCTCCACCAGCTTGGCCCGCATGGCCTCCACCAGGGCCCGGTTCTCCTGCTCGGCGGCCACCGCCATGGCCCGGCGTTCCTCCGCCTTGGCCTGGGCGATCTTCTTGTCGGCCTCCGCCTGGTCGATCTGAAGCTGGGCCCCGATGTTCTTGCCCACGTCCACGTCGGCGATGTCCACGGAGAGGATCTCGAAGGCGGTGCCGGCATCCAGGCCCTTTTCCAGCACGGTTTTGCTGATGCGATCCGGGTTTTCCAGGACTTCCTTGTGGGAGTTGGCGCTGCCGATGGTGGTCACGATGCCTTCCCCCACCCGGGCGATGATGGTTTCCTCCCCAGCCCCGCCCACCAGGCGGTCGATGTTGGCCCTTACCGTTACCCGGGCCGTGGCCAGAAGCTGGATCCCGTCCTTGGCCACTGCGGCCACCATGGGGGTCTGGATCACCTTGGGGTTCACGGAAACCCGCACCGCCTCCAGAACATCCCGCCCCGCCAGGTCGATGGCCGCCGCCCGGTCAAAGGTGAGCTTGATGCCCGCTTTGTCGGCGGCGATCAGGGCATCCACCACCCGGTCCACGTTGCCCCCGGCCAGGTAGTGGGCCTCGAGGCGGTCCAGACGGACATCCAACCCCGCCTTGGTGGCCTTGATGAGGGGGTAGATGATCTTGGCCGGGGGAACCCGCCTCAGGCGCATGGCCACCAGGGTGATCAAGGGCACCCTGACCCCTGCGGCCCAGGCGGAGATCCAGAGGCCTACCGGGATAAAGCTGAAGAAAAGAAAGATGAGGATGAGAACAACAAAGGCCAGAAAGAGCACGCCGAGTCCTTCCATATCATTCCTCCAAGGCTTCCACCACCACCGTGGGTCCCCTGACCTCCACCACCCTTAGGGTGGTGCCCTTGGGCAGGAAACCCCGGTTGGCCACCACATCGATGCGCTTGTTGCCGAAGCGGGCCACCCCGCCAGGCCTCAGGTCGGTGAGGGCCACGCCGATGGCGCCCACCTCCACCTCGTCCCCGGTGGCGTGTTCGGAGATGGTGCTTTCCAGCACCAAGGCCCTTGCCGGACGGGTCCTGGGTAGGAAGCGAAAGACCAGGAGCAGGCCGAGGCCCAAAGCGATCACCGCGATGGCGATGACCATGAGGGCGTTCTCCCCGAAGGTGAAGTACACGGA includes:
- the floA gene encoding flotillin-like protein FloA (flotillin-like protein involved in membrane lipid rafts) encodes the protein MEGLGVLFLAFVVLILIFLFFSFIPVGLWISAWAAGVRVPLITLVAMRLRRVPPAKIIYPLIKATKAGLDVRLDRLEAHYLAGGNVDRVVDALIAADKAGIKLTFDRAAAIDLAGRDVLEAVRVSVNPKVIQTPMVAAVAKDGIQLLATARVTVRANIDRLVGGAGEETIIARVGEGIVTTIGSANSHKEVLENPDRISKTVLEKGLDAGTAFEILSVDIADVDVGKNIGAQLQIDQAEADKKIAQAKAEERRAMAVAAEQENRALVEAMRAKLVEAQAQVPLALAEALRTGRLGVMDYYRLKNIEADTDMRESISRAAKPEGEE